In Portunus trituberculatus isolate SZX2019 chromosome 36, ASM1759143v1, whole genome shotgun sequence, one DNA window encodes the following:
- the LOC123513657 gene encoding eggshell protein 1-like, producing MKVLCLVAAVCVVAVAGDDTRGAFGSFNRPGRPGRPGSGILGSIVDGLTGHGGVHGGGHGGVHGGGHGGVHGGIQGGHGGIHGGIHGGGHGGHGGIGGHIGGQCGTNVPTHIRAGCKHFTRDRYGQYVCDRNQKPAYRCPPVRPECPLNTRFGPPIQCTLDTDCPGISDKCCCDACLSHPVCKPSA from the exons ATGAAG gtcCTGTGTCTCGTGGCGGCAGTCtgcgtggtggcggtggcgggggACGACACCAGGGGAGCATTTGGGAGCTTTAACAGACCTGGCAGACCTGGGAGACCTGGGAGTGGTATTCTGGGTAGCATTGTGGACGGTCTAACTGGACACGGCGGGGTACATGGGGGCGGTCATGGGGGTGTACATGGGGGCGGTCATGGGGGTGTACATGGGGGAATACAAGGAGGGCACGGAGGAATACACGGTGGCATTCACGGAGGCGGCCACGGCGGTCATGGAGGCATCGGGGGTCATATAGGTGGCCAGTGTGGTACCAATGTCCCCACGCACATAAGGGCTGGATGCAAGCACTTCACCAGGGATCGCTACGGCCAATACGTGTGTGACAGAAACCAGA AGCCAGCTTACCGGTGCCCGCCTGTCCGTCCCGAGTGCCCTCTTAACACCAGGTTCGGCCCGCCTATTCAGTGCACGTTGGATACAGACTGCCCTGGAATCTCGGACAAGTGCTGCTGTGACGCTTGCCTCAGCCATCCCGTGTGCAAACCTTCAGCCTAA